From a single Streptomyces misionensis genomic region:
- a CDS encoding YbaK/EbsC family protein, with translation MTTAATGTDGSGAHPRFAQALRELGLDEVLGRARRFPEGTRTAVEAAAAVGCELSQICKSLVFAADGVPVLVLMDGASRVDVERVRAELGVRKVGRADAQAVREVTGYAIGGVPPFGHRTRTRVLADRSLLAHDVVWAAAGTPYAVFPIEPEELVAHAGATLVDVREQQA, from the coding sequence ATGACGACAGCCGCCACCGGCACCGACGGATCGGGAGCGCACCCGCGTTTCGCGCAGGCGCTGAGGGAACTGGGCCTCGACGAGGTGCTCGGGCGGGCCCGGAGATTCCCGGAGGGGACCCGGACCGCCGTGGAGGCCGCCGCGGCGGTCGGCTGCGAGCTGAGCCAGATCTGCAAGTCGCTGGTGTTCGCGGCCGACGGTGTGCCGGTCCTGGTGCTGATGGACGGGGCCTCCCGCGTCGACGTCGAGCGGGTGCGCGCGGAGCTGGGCGTGCGCAAGGTCGGCCGGGCCGACGCGCAGGCGGTGCGGGAGGTCACCGGGTACGCCATCGGCGGCGTGCCGCCCTTCGGGCACCGCACCCGCACCCGGGTGCTCGCCGACCGTTCGCTGCTCGCCCACGACGTGGTGTGGGCCGCCGCCGGGACGCCGTACGCCGTCTTCCCCATCGAGCCGGAGGAGCTCGTCGCCCACGCCGGGGCCACACTGGTGGACGTGCGCGAGCAGCAGGCGTGA
- a CDS encoding MMPL family transporter yields MATFLYRLGRLAFRRRHFVALIWVALLTLAGVGAASAPAAGNSSFSIPGTEAQKAFDLLEQRFPGMSADGATARVVFKAPAGEKMTDKPNKAAVEQTVRELGHGSEVASVADPYTGHTISRDGSIAYTSVKYKVSGMELKDSSRDALTKAAQDARDAGLTVEIGGDALNSMPETGSGEVIGIAIAAVVLVITFGSLLAAGLPLLTAIIGVGIGVSAITALANVLDLGSTTSTLATMIGLAVGIDYALFIVSRYRAELAEGREREEAAGRAVGTAGSAVVFAGLTVVIALVGLSVVNIPMLTKMGIAAAGTVAIAVLIALTMIPALLGYAGRKVKPAGEKSRLLGGGRKPKNPDRPNMGTRWARFVVRRPVAVLLLGVIGLGAAAVPAASLELGLPDDGSQPTSTTQRRAYDLLSEGFGAGFNGPLMVVVDAKHSAHPQTAFTEVAKEIKGIKDVVAVTPATPNKAGDTAIITVVPKSKPSSKSTEDLVHAIRDKGADTAAKADAEVLVTGSTAMNIDVSQRLNDALLPYLALVVGLAFLLLIVVFRSVLVPLKAALGFLLSVLAALGAVVAVFQWGWLSGLLNVQQTGPVMSMMPIFMVGVVFGLAMDYEVFLVTRMREAYVHGEKPGQAVVTGFRHGARVVTAAAVIMIAVFSGFIGASESMIKMIGFGLAIAVFFDAFVVRMAIVPAVLALLGRHAWWLPKWLDRMLPNVDVEGEGLRTQAAANGTEDERELVRA; encoded by the coding sequence GTGGCCACATTCCTGTACCGACTCGGCCGACTCGCCTTCAGGCGACGGCACTTCGTCGCCCTGATCTGGGTGGCGCTGCTCACCCTCGCCGGGGTGGGCGCCGCCTCCGCGCCGGCCGCCGGCAACAGTTCCTTCTCCATCCCCGGCACCGAGGCCCAGAAGGCCTTCGACCTGCTGGAACAGCGCTTCCCCGGGATGAGCGCCGACGGCGCCACCGCACGGGTCGTCTTCAAGGCGCCGGCCGGCGAGAAGATGACCGACAAGCCCAACAAGGCCGCCGTCGAGCAGACGGTGCGCGAGCTGGGACACGGCTCGGAGGTCGCCTCCGTCGCCGACCCGTACACCGGGCACACCATCAGCCGGGACGGCTCCATCGCCTACACCTCGGTGAAGTACAAGGTCTCCGGCATGGAGCTGAAGGACTCCTCCCGGGACGCCCTGACGAAGGCCGCGCAGGACGCGCGGGACGCGGGGCTGACCGTCGAGATCGGCGGTGACGCGCTCAACTCCATGCCCGAGACCGGCTCCGGCGAGGTGATCGGCATCGCCATCGCCGCCGTCGTCCTCGTCATCACCTTCGGCTCCCTGCTCGCCGCCGGGCTGCCGCTGCTGACCGCGATCATCGGCGTCGGCATCGGCGTCTCCGCGATCACCGCGCTCGCCAACGTCCTCGACCTGGGCAGCACCACCTCCACCCTGGCGACGATGATCGGCCTCGCCGTCGGCATCGACTACGCCCTGTTCATCGTCTCCCGCTACCGCGCGGAACTCGCCGAGGGCCGCGAGCGCGAGGAGGCGGCGGGCCGCGCCGTCGGCACCGCCGGCTCCGCGGTGGTCTTCGCGGGCCTGACCGTCGTCATCGCCCTGGTCGGACTGTCCGTCGTCAACATCCCGATGCTGACGAAGATGGGCATCGCGGCGGCGGGCACGGTCGCCATCGCCGTACTGATCGCCCTCACCATGATCCCGGCGCTGCTCGGCTACGCGGGCCGCAAGGTCAAGCCGGCCGGCGAGAAGAGCAGGCTGCTCGGCGGCGGCCGGAAGCCGAAGAACCCGGACCGCCCCAACATGGGCACCCGCTGGGCCCGCTTCGTGGTCCGCCGCCCGGTCGCGGTCCTCCTGCTCGGTGTGATCGGCCTCGGCGCGGCGGCGGTCCCGGCCGCCTCCCTGGAACTGGGCCTGCCCGACGACGGCTCCCAGCCCACCTCCACCACCCAGCGCCGCGCCTACGACCTGCTGTCCGAGGGCTTCGGCGCCGGCTTCAACGGCCCCCTGATGGTCGTGGTCGACGCCAAGCACAGCGCGCACCCGCAGACGGCCTTCACCGAGGTCGCCAAGGAGATCAAGGGCATCAAGGACGTCGTCGCGGTCACCCCGGCCACGCCCAACAAGGCCGGCGACACCGCGATCATCACCGTGGTCCCCAAGTCCAAGCCGTCCTCGAAGTCCACCGAGGACCTGGTGCACGCGATCCGCGACAAGGGCGCGGACACGGCGGCGAAGGCGGACGCCGAGGTCCTGGTCACCGGCTCGACGGCGATGAACATCGACGTCTCCCAGCGCCTGAACGACGCGCTGCTGCCGTACCTCGCCCTGGTGGTCGGCCTCGCCTTCCTCCTGCTGATCGTGGTCTTCCGCTCGGTCCTCGTCCCGCTGAAGGCGGCCCTCGGCTTCCTGCTCAGCGTGCTCGCGGCGCTCGGCGCGGTCGTCGCGGTCTTCCAGTGGGGCTGGCTGTCCGGCCTGCTGAACGTCCAGCAGACCGGCCCGGTCATGTCGATGATGCCGATCTTCATGGTGGGCGTGGTCTTCGGCCTCGCGATGGACTACGAGGTCTTCCTCGTGACCCGGATGCGGGAGGCGTACGTCCACGGCGAGAAGCCCGGCCAGGCGGTGGTGACCGGCTTCCGGCACGGCGCCCGCGTGGTCACGGCCGCGGCCGTCATCATGATCGCCGTCTTCTCCGGCTTCATCGGCGCCAGCGAGTCCATGATCAAGATGATCGGCTTCGGCCTCGCCATCGCCGTCTTCTTCGACGCCTTCGTCGTCCGCATGGCGATCGTTCCGGCGGTGCTCGCCCTGCTCGGCAGGCACGCCTGGTGGCTGCCGAAGTGGCTCGACCGGATGCTGCCCAACGTGGACGTGGAGGGCGAGGGCCTGCGCACGCAGGCCGCCGCCAACGGCACGGAGGACGAGCGGGAGCTGGTACGCGCGTGA